In Phyllopteryx taeniolatus isolate TA_2022b chromosome 1, UOR_Ptae_1.2, whole genome shotgun sequence, the following proteins share a genomic window:
- the rnf114 gene encoding E3 ubiquitin-protein ligase RNF114 isoform X1, translating to MAMLGGFSSAQHKKNASDTNSDVSEFLCPVCLEIFDSPVTTQCGHTFCQSCLQKCLRPQKPACAVCRAALGHCTKAVELEALIQSSVAACKGCGAQVGLSQMRIHTGACPKYQEYIEEGVRTTAQSQPAIIRSRNNTELCQITLSPVPNRYTFTCPYCNCQNLDQDGLVEHCTTQHARDARQVVCPICASMPWGDPNYRSTDFFQHLKIRHTFSYDTFVDYSTDEHTMIQEALQRSLLDN from the exons ATGGCGATGCTCGGAGGCTTCAGCTCGGCACAGCACAAGAAAAACGCCTCCGACACCAACAGCGACGTGTCCGAGTTCCTCTGTCCCGTTTGTCTCGAGATTTTCGACAGTCCCGTCACAACACAATGCGGCCACAC GTTCTGTCAGAGTTGTTTGCAGAAATGTTTGCGTCCACAGAAGCCCGCGTGTGCCGTGTGCCGGGCGGCGCTCGGCCATTGCACTAAAGCTGTGGAGCTCGAGGCGCTGATCCAATCATCTGTGGCTGCGTGCAAAGGGTGTGGAGCACAG GTTGGCCTTTCTCAGATGAGAATCCACACAGGCGCTTGCCCAAAATACCAGGAGTACATTGAGGAAGGTGTTAGGACCACTGCCCAGAGCCAGCCTGCTATCATCAGGTCACGAAATAACACAGAACTGTGTCAAATAACTCTAAG TCCAGTGCCAAATCGTTACACTTTTACCTGCCCTTACTGCAACTGCCAGAACCTTGATCAAGACGGCCTGGTCGAGCACTGCACTacccagcatgcccgcgacgcACGGCAAGTG GTTTGCCCCATCTGTGCCTCCATGCCATGGGGGGACCCCAACTACAGGAGTACTGACTTCTTCCAGCACCTAAAGATTAGACACACCTTTTCTTATGATACTTTTGTT GATTATTCTACAGATGAGCACACAATGATCCAGGAGGCTCTACAGCGCTCCCTTCTGGACAACTGA
- the rnf114 gene encoding E3 ubiquitin-protein ligase RNF114 isoform X2, with protein sequence MAMLGGFSSAQHKKNASDTNSDVSEFLCPVCLEIFDSPVTTQCGHTFCQSCLQKCLRPQKPACAVCRAALGHCTKAVELEALIQSSVAACKGCGAQVGLSQMRIHTGACPKYQEYIEEGVRTTAQSQPAIISPVPNRYTFTCPYCNCQNLDQDGLVEHCTTQHARDARQVVCPICASMPWGDPNYRSTDFFQHLKIRHTFSYDTFVDYSTDEHTMIQEALQRSLLDN encoded by the exons ATGGCGATGCTCGGAGGCTTCAGCTCGGCACAGCACAAGAAAAACGCCTCCGACACCAACAGCGACGTGTCCGAGTTCCTCTGTCCCGTTTGTCTCGAGATTTTCGACAGTCCCGTCACAACACAATGCGGCCACAC GTTCTGTCAGAGTTGTTTGCAGAAATGTTTGCGTCCACAGAAGCCCGCGTGTGCCGTGTGCCGGGCGGCGCTCGGCCATTGCACTAAAGCTGTGGAGCTCGAGGCGCTGATCCAATCATCTGTGGCTGCGTGCAAAGGGTGTGGAGCACAG GTTGGCCTTTCTCAGATGAGAATCCACACAGGCGCTTGCCCAAAATACCAGGAGTACATTGAGGAAGGTGTTAGGACCACTGCCCAGAGCCAGCCTGCTATCATCAG TCCAGTGCCAAATCGTTACACTTTTACCTGCCCTTACTGCAACTGCCAGAACCTTGATCAAGACGGCCTGGTCGAGCACTGCACTacccagcatgcccgcgacgcACGGCAAGTG GTTTGCCCCATCTGTGCCTCCATGCCATGGGGGGACCCCAACTACAGGAGTACTGACTTCTTCCAGCACCTAAAGATTAGACACACCTTTTCTTATGATACTTTTGTT GATTATTCTACAGATGAGCACACAATGATCCAGGAGGCTCTACAGCGCTCCCTTCTGGACAACTGA